TAGGTTCCACAGAAGAGTTGACATTTGCATTGGATTCAGCACTCTGACAagcagaacagagagaggagtctattccatttctgggaagcAGTGTGTGCAAGAGCAGAAGTGTTCCTTCTTTTCTGATGataaaataaatgcttgctgTAGATAATTTGTAAAGATACAAGGACATAAATAGGAATCCTTCAGAACTCCACTGTCCAGAAATAATACTGTGAACATTTTGATGCACTGGCTTCCTGCATTGTTTTATGGTCatgtacattctttttttccacaaaacTAGGTAAATCCTGACTCTTTTCATTCAGTGTTCTAGCACAtgtatttttccacatttttttttctccccaaagccccactgcatgattgtatatcctagttgtaagtcattctagttcttctatgtgagctgctgccacagcatggcaactgatggACGGGTGGCGTGGTTCCgtgactgggaagtgaacctgggctgccaaagcagtaaGCAGTGAACTTTAAttactagaccatcagggctgcctctccacgttcttaaaagaagaaaaagatgttttctgATAGCCAAGCTTCTATGGGTAAACCATGTTAAAGCCAGAGAGTTTTCAATGAATACTTTCATATGGTCCCCATGTTGCCAGGCCCCCTGTTAACGCATTGAGATTTACACAGCTTGGTCAGTGAAGTGCTAGCTACTTTCCAGCTACTGCTCACCTTCTCTGCCAGACTCCCCTCTGTGGGGTACACCTATATAGCTACTCTTGGTGGCCCCTCAGCCTGCCAGGAAGCTAATTAGTAATGGTCAATTATGATCACCAATATTCTCAGTATATGAAAAATACATCCATTGGCCTTTTTGGCCTTGGACATCCCAGAGATATCACAATCACTAGGACTAACCCACCTGGGTTAAGATGCAGCGTTGTATTCAGCTCTCTTGCAAGGAAATAGACAGCTTCAAAACAACCCATGTGAGGGAGGGGGGCTCTGAAAGGTGCAGGCCAAATGTACACAGTAATTAGAGTCTGCACTTAGGAGCATGAAGTTAGATGAGGAACAATCTGAAAGAGGATCATTTACTGGGAAGTAACTTGGGGGTCACAGAAACTTGGGGAAAATTAAGTAGGACAGAATAATTGGTATGGTAGGGTGATAAGACTATCACTGAGCCAGACCTCACAGAAGGGTGAATGGGTTAGCACCACTGGATGTGAACAGTATATTCAGAGGTTTTCATGAGGCAAGAACCGAGCACTGTGCACTGTTCACTTTGACAATTCTGTTCAAgacttttttcagtttattcctaGAGATGCATAAAGATCCTGCTTAAATCAGCTCCTGCAGCTCAAGGCACCCCTTCCTGGAGGGCTTCGCGTCTTCAGGATGTCCTGCAGCATTCCCATTCCTCCTCCCTGCGAAGTTGGGCCCGAGGTGTCGCCTGGGATTCTAATTCTAGGTGGGTGGTATAAACACAAGGAAGTGTCTCAAATTTTAACTTTAAGACCTTCCTAAAAACGATCCCATTATCAGCCaaatttgtgtttgtttccaatgaaagaggaaaaataacaaagaaatactTAATAGGCACAGAGTCTAGTCAATGCTTACTCTTGAGAATTGGTTAATTAGCTCAGGTCTGTTTTGGAGGTAAGGTAGTATTAGGGGATTATAGGAAGTAAAAGTCTTCTACTTGTCCTAAATAGCTTTTAGAAATTCAGAACCACctgctttttgtttattaaattagATGTATGAAGTAACTCCTTTGTGGGGCACTCCCAGCTATTTCTCAAGTCTGTACTGAATTAGGGGGTAGAATGACATGATTATATAAATcatatttcactgtttttctcccTCACATACCTTTGCTAGTACTCATTAGATCACGAGATAGAATGATTCTAGtatctcttttaattcttctgACTGGGGTTTATGTTTTCTAGAGATCTTGGATCTAAAAGACCACAGGATTCCTTAGAActacttttaaaagcaaaaggcAGGAGTTCCATTTCCAGCATGACAATGTGAAGAGCTCTGCAGATCTGCTCCCCAGTAAAAttagtgaaaattataaaaagatattcattTCAAGTCTCTGGAAATGGTCCTGGGTGCATacagcaaatgaataaatatttgagaaaatctaCTAAAGCTCAGTGAACAGTGAGGGGTTTGAGCCAGGACCTgctgcttccctctcccctgccagGTCAATGGAAATGGAAACTTTACTCCAGATGGGTGCAGGCAGggttcctctccccaaagcctccagttGGAGAGCCATCTTCCCAGGGGGGCAGGACATCAACATTTCTCATCCTTCCCCCAGCTACCTGTTTCTGAAGCTAAATTCCAGAGATGTGTGGTTAAGAGGTGGAGGATCTCTTCTGCCAGCCCCAGTTTGTGGGATGGAAGCTCTACCTTGGGCAAAGAGTCACTGAGAATACTGGGGCCCCAGTTGCCCTTGCCCCAGATCATAGTGGTGGTTCCACgctgggagaggcaggctgaGAAGACCTGAGGCtactcttctcctcctccactgagTGCTCAGTTCCTAGAGTGGGGATGTCACTTGGAAAGAAGTGTGCGTTGTTTCACTCACAGTTCCAGAGCCACGGCTTAGAGATTTTGCCTGGGAAGAAAAGCAGGCCATAAAACAGATAGACCCTAATTTCTTCCCAGAGGAACTGACTTCATTTGCAACTATGTATGGAGAAGTTCAAGCCTAACGTTACTCTCAAAAACAAAGGAGGTTGTGGTGAAAGTCAACTGGGATGAGATTGGTAGACTCTCTGGAGATATAAGGTCAAGTGTAGGTTATCTAGTTTACCTGAACCAGGGAAAGGACAGCTCAGAGGAACCTTCCTGAGGCCAGAACAAATCACAGTGACACTGGGGACTATCCCTTCAAAAGAGCTGAAATTTGATGGGATTGGTCTTTGGAGAAATTCATTCCCTAGGGCATTGTTGAAACCAATAGAGCAATCAGTCCTCAATCAGTAGAGCTTAACAGCTGAGTGTGGTCAGGGTAGGAGACAAAGAGAGCCCTGTCCAAACTACTGTCATCAGTGGGTGACTGTAGGCACACTCAGGGCCAAGGCTTCACATTCAGGAGAGTGGcgggaaggggaaaaggagaagagagatttgACTTCACTAAAATAATCCAGCCAGTCTCCAAACAAATAACCAAGCAAATAGAAACACCCCCCCAGGGGGTGGGAAGAGAGACCAGtatccagagttgctacaatatattttccaaaatatccaatttccaacaaaaaatttatgagacatgcaaagaaacaggaagctATGACCCagacacaagaaaaaagctggcaACAGAAACTGCCAGATGTTAGTTTTAACAGACAAGGCCTTCAAAATAGCCATTACAAATACATTCAAAGAACTACAGGAAATGACGGTTAAAGAAGTAAGGTAAGGTAAGATGACAACATTGTATCgaatagagaatattaataaagagatagaaatgataaaaaaggaaattctggagttgaaaagtacaataactgaaatggaaaattcactagTGGCCTCAACAGTATATATTGAAACTGGCAGAAGAAAAAACTAGTtgaagaaaaaagcatttaaagaaagaTCAGTAGGCGTTatggcagacataaatccaactatatcaaaaACAACGTTAAATATAAATTGAtgaaacaatccaatcaaaaggcagagattatcaaGCTAGATGAAAAAGCAAGGTCCCATGATATACTCTGTACAGGAGACTTTAGATTTAAAGATacaaaatagattgaaagtaaaaagatggaaaaagatatatcatgcaagtGACAACCACAAGAAAGATGGAGTGGCTAcactaatattagacaaaatagactttaaaacaaaaaatattactacagataaaaggagacattttataatgacaaaagggtcaATCAGGAAGATATAATTGCATATACGCATCTAATAACAGAGCACCAAAATAcgtgaaacaaaaactgacagaaataaaagaaatagacaagTCAGCAATAGCTAGTGATGACTTCAATACCTTACTTTCAATAGTAGACCTCTagtgttgaaataaatttctaagcCCAAGATGGAGCCACTCCTGCCCAGGGTGCCACATCAACAAACCAAAACTTAGATTTTCATGTCCCCGTAAACATTCCACTTAACCAGAAAGGCAGTATATCCAGTCAATTCTCAAACGCCAGGCTAGCTCTGGGCTCTCCACTTACTTCCTTGTTTCTTATCCTTTATTctataaaagcttcctgccttATGCCCCATTTTGCAGTTCTCCAAATGATGGCTGTCCATTTCATTAAGTGTTAGCTTGTAtcacctaaattgtcttctttaatcattttttaataccctgtaaatatgttatttttactttatttacagATCTTTAAGTTGATGTTAGATGGACATCTGTAtctttttttgtaatagtttCCTTGGTGCTGTTATCAGAGAGGAACACAGCTAGATGAAGCATAACTTAGATCTActatgatcttttttaaaaaattacggtaaaatatacattacataaaatttactattttaaccccttttgagtgtacaattcaatgaagTAAATCCccttgttgtgcaaccatccatttccagaacttccTCATCatgtgaaactgaaactctgtacccattaaacaataattccccattctccctctccctggcaggccttggtaactaccattctacctTCTTCTCTAGGAATTAGACTGTTCTAGGTATCTCATATGAGGTAtctaagtgaaatcatacaatatttgacctTTTGAGTCTGACTGACTCACttaacaatgttttcaaggtctgtacatgtcgtagcatgtatcagaacttcattacattttatagccgaataatattccattgcatgcgtatatcacattttgtttatctattcatctgttgatggacatttgagttgttcccaccttttggctattgtgaataatgctgctatcaatACTGGGGTACAAATATCTGCTCAAGTCCCTGCTTTGAATTCTTCTGGGCACAGATCTAGAAGTGGATCAGAAGGTGATTCTACGTTTAATTGTTTGAGAAACcaccatactgtcttccatagtggtgCACCTTTATGCATATGGTCCTTTTTATGTTGTTAAATTATGTGAATCCACTGTTTGCTGTAGGAATTGACACTCGGATACACGGAACCCATACAGAAAGTACAACTCAGCTAAAATTGTATGATGTATCATAGAGTGGCCTGCCAAACACTTCTAATTAGCATGTTGATTAGTTACCAGTGTCCAGAGCTTTAGGGGTATGTGTGTTAGTGGAGTGGGGCAGAAAAACGGGTGTTGGGGCAGTCAGAAAAGTAGCAAAAATAATTCTACATCCTGCAACGCTATTTCAGTTTGGCTCATCTGACGCTGAGTTTTGGAGGCAATGAATAATAAAGATGcagtgaggaggagagaaaggtaGAGGAGTGTGGTAAGGTTAGACACAGGACTCGATCAGTCTGGTTCTTAACTATTTGGTGTAACATTAATTTCAGTGAGACAGTTTTCCTTGCTCCCCCACTTTATCTCACATGTTCTCGGAGCCTCTTTCCTGTCTAAAGTTTTTATAATGTACAACGCATGCAACTGACTTATAGCTTTTAAACAAATTGAACCTGTCGGTGAAATACAAATGTACAATGGACATCTCTGGgagggtagagagaaagagacagattgAAGCACTTCATCACTTTATTCTTCCTCCCTCAGACCAGTCGCCTCCGGTAGCCGTGGGAAATCACCGTGCTTTGGTAtctggagagaggagagtgcaAAGGCATGTCTGCAACTTTTGCTTCTGGTGGGCCTTTCTTCAAGACAACTTTACGGTCTTCCCCATGGCAAAGCCTTTCGCTGTGATTCAAAAACAAAGAGTCTTCTAAAGGGCCAGCATAGATCCCACACGCCTCCGcatgctaagagaaaaaaaaaaagtctgctgaATATCACACCAGACATCACTTTATTAGATTAAGATGGAAGTTGGCCAGTAGTTTTCTAACTGTCCCTGTCGAGAAGGAAGGTCTAGTGGACAGAGCAACATCCCTTTTTTAAAGCCACGCTCTCTCGCCGGAGTCTTCCGACCGCCAGGAGGCGCGGCGGTGTGAAGATGAACTTGGAGCCAGATCATAGAACGTTAGCTTCACAACTTACGTGACCTTGTACAGGTCATttactcccccacccccgcccaccaAGAGACTGagttttctcaaatataaaatgggaattatcAAAGGATTCTTTGAGTGTTGAATAAAACATTATATGTGAATGAAAAACCTTTTGCCAACTACTAGGTATTAAATAGATATAAAGtatgctgctgctgcagctgctgctggatAAACAACAGCTACTTGAGGTTACTGCCTTCAGTACACATTCACTTCTGACTGTTCAATAGGGCTGAATAACATTCTGGCCTGGTCTTGGGGCGCAGCCCCATCTCTTCTATGCT
This region of Equus quagga isolate Etosha38 chromosome 7, UCLA_HA_Equagga_1.0, whole genome shotgun sequence genomic DNA includes:
- the TEX43 gene encoding testis-expressed protein 43, with product MASGKDTCPVLPKLVNNCSDENSYKPATKYSEVHLPRFSFKQRLIPGRYVMPWKENMKFRNVNLKHAEACGIYAGPLEDSLFLNHSERLCHGEDRKVVLKKGPPEAKVADMPLHSPLSRYQSTVISHGYRRRLV